A window of bacterium genomic DNA:
TCACCATAGTTGCTTTATGTTTAGCCAATTTGCTCATCTTTTCTGCCTCTGGCACTTTTGTTTTGCCTTCAAGTCGAGTAAATATTACGGTTTGGCTTATCTCTGGTATGGTAAGTTCCTGACCAAGTATTGCCGCACCAGATGATGCCGAAGATACACCTGGTACAACCTCATATTTTATGTTCAATGCCCGTAATCTTTCTATCTGTTCTGAGATGGCACTGTACAGGGAAGTATCACCTGTATGGAGACGGACAACCACTTTGCCGCCATCTACGGAACATCTAATTACATCTATGATTTCATCAAGTGTCATCCCGGCAGAATCATATATCTCTGCCCTGATACCTTCAAGGAGTTGTGGATTAACCAGACTCCCGGCATAGATAACTACATCTGCTTTATCAAGCAGATTTCTACCTTTGATAGTTATTAATTCCGGGTCGCCAGGGCCCGCACCAACAAAATAAACCTTACGCATATCTTCACCTCAATACCAAACCCATACTTGACCCTGTCAATGCACTCCATAATACTACAGCAATTCTCGGTGAAACTAAATAAACAGCCCAAGTAACCACCTTAAAGCCATTTTTTGCTTTTTAAACATCTTCTTCCTCTAAATTGCTTAAAATTTCCCCCTCCTAAACCTCTGGAGAATCTC
This region includes:
- the cobM gene encoding precorrin-4 C(11)-methyltransferase, with protein sequence MRKVYFVGAGPGDPELITIKGRNLLDKADVVIYAGSLVNPQLLEGIRAEIYDSAGMTLDEIIDVIRCSVDGGKVVVRLHTGDTSLYSAISEQIERLRALNIKYEVVPGVSSASSGAAILGQELTIPEISQTVIFTRLEGKTKVPEAEKMSKLAKHKATMVIFLSVGMIEDVQNELLKGYPEDTPVAIIEKASWDNQRIIRGKLKEMVEMVKNAKIKKTALIYIGEALKASEKSLGKESKLYHKDFKHVCRK